From one Streptomyces mobaraensis genomic stretch:
- the murD gene encoding UDP-N-acetylmuramoyl-L-alanine--D-glutamate ligase, protein MAGHQVTTSEFHGKHITVAGLGVSGVSAARALAGLGARVTVVDGGDGPALRERAAGLGADVTVRLNDADTLPEGTDLVVTSPGWRPDSPLFTAAAEAGVDVVGDVEIAWRLRGEGAPPWLAVTGTNGKTTTVRMLASILEAAGLRTAAVGNIGTPIVDVVLSQEPYDVLAVELSSYQLHWAPSLRAHSAAVLNLAPDHLDWHGSMKAYAADKGRVYEGNRIACVYNTADPRTEQLVRDADVEEGCRAIGFTLGAPGLSELGVVDGILVDRAFVADRQRNAQELAEVSDIHPPAPHNIANALAAAALARAFGVEPKAVRDGLRAFRPDAHRIAHVADVAGVAYVDDSKATNTHAAEASLAAYESVVWIAGGLAKGATFDDLVTGAAGRLRGAVLLGADRALIKEALARHAPDVPVVDLDRTDTGAMAEAVREAARLAAPGDTVLLAPACASMDMFTHYGERGEAFAAAVRELADEAGPGEPADGRATDN, encoded by the coding sequence ATGGCTGGCCATCAAGTGACCACCTCGGAATTCCACGGCAAGCACATCACCGTCGCCGGCCTCGGCGTGAGCGGCGTCAGCGCCGCCCGCGCCCTGGCCGGCCTCGGCGCCCGGGTCACCGTCGTCGACGGCGGCGACGGCCCGGCCCTGCGCGAGCGCGCGGCCGGCCTCGGCGCCGACGTCACCGTCCGCCTGAACGACGCCGACACCCTCCCCGAGGGCACCGACCTCGTCGTCACCTCGCCCGGCTGGCGCCCGGACAGCCCGCTGTTCACCGCCGCCGCCGAGGCCGGCGTCGATGTCGTCGGCGACGTCGAGATCGCCTGGCGGCTGCGCGGCGAGGGCGCGCCCCCGTGGCTCGCCGTCACCGGCACCAACGGCAAGACGACGACCGTGCGGATGCTCGCCTCCATCCTGGAGGCCGCCGGCCTGCGCACCGCCGCCGTCGGCAACATCGGCACCCCCATCGTCGACGTGGTGCTCTCGCAGGAGCCCTACGACGTCCTGGCCGTCGAACTCTCCAGCTACCAGCTGCACTGGGCGCCCTCGCTGCGCGCCCATTCCGCGGCCGTCCTCAACCTGGCCCCGGACCACCTCGACTGGCACGGCTCGATGAAGGCGTACGCCGCCGACAAGGGCCGGGTCTACGAGGGCAACCGGATCGCCTGCGTCTACAACACCGCCGACCCGCGCACCGAGCAGCTGGTCCGCGACGCCGACGTCGAGGAGGGCTGCCGCGCCATCGGCTTCACCCTCGGCGCCCCCGGCCTCTCCGAACTCGGCGTGGTCGACGGCATCCTCGTCGACCGGGCGTTCGTCGCCGACCGGCAGCGCAACGCCCAGGAGCTCGCCGAGGTCTCCGACATCCACCCGCCGGCGCCGCACAACATCGCCAACGCCCTGGCCGCCGCCGCCCTGGCGCGCGCCTTCGGCGTGGAGCCCAAGGCCGTCCGCGACGGCCTGCGCGCCTTCCGGCCGGACGCCCACCGCATCGCCCACGTCGCCGACGTGGCCGGGGTGGCGTACGTGGACGACTCCAAGGCCACCAACACCCACGCCGCCGAGGCTTCCCTGGCCGCCTACGAGTCCGTGGTGTGGATCGCGGGCGGCCTCGCCAAGGGCGCGACCTTCGACGACCTGGTCACCGGCGCCGCCGGGCGGCTGCGCGGCGCCGTCCTGCTCGGGGCCGACCGGGCCCTGATCAAGGAGGCGCTGGCACGACACGCCCCGGATGTCCCGGTGGTGGACCTCGACCGGACCGACACTGGGGCGATGGCCGAGGCCGTCCGGGAGGCGGCCCGGCTCGCCGCCCCCGGCGATACGGTCCTGCTGGCCCCGGCCTGCGCGTCGATGGACATGTTCACCCACTACGGCGAGCGGGGCGAGGCGTTCGCGGCGGCGGTCCGGGAACTGGCCGACGAGGCCGGGCCCGGGGAGCCCGCCGACGGCCGCGCCACGGACAACTAG
- the ftsW gene encoding putative lipid II flippase FtsW: MHADHVHATAGPPGAWTALRGPSARPRSARPSGAAPARGAAGRRPATGSPRGGPPRGRLPGGPGGLRALHARARRAWDRPLTAYYLVLGGSLLITVLGLVMVYSASQIKALQSGLAPTYFFRKQLLAAAIGTVLLLVAARLPVKVLRALAYPLLAVSAFLLVLVQVPGIGETINGNTNWISLGGPFQAQPSEFAKLALVLWGADLLARKQQKKLLTQWKHLLVPLVPVTFVLLGLIMVGGDMGTTVVLTFVLFGLLWVAGAPTRLFAGVIGVTGALAVLFIKTSANRMSRLDCIGATDPGANDQCWQAVHGIYALANGGWFGAGLGASVEKWGELPEPHTDFIFAITGEELGLAGTLSVLALFAALGYAGIRVAGRTEDPFVRYAAGAVTTWITAQAVVNIGAVLGLLPIAGVPLPLFSYGGSALLPTMFAIGLLIAFARDEPGARAALAMRQPGVRWKTMRRRVKKRPSGER; this comes from the coding sequence ATGCACGCCGACCACGTCCACGCCACCGCGGGCCCGCCCGGCGCCTGGACGGCCCTGCGCGGGCCCTCCGCGCGCCCCCGGTCCGCCCGCCCGTCCGGCGCCGCCCCGGCCCGCGGGGCGGCGGGCAGACGCCCGGCCACGGGCTCCCCGCGCGGCGGCCCGCCGCGCGGCCGGCTCCCCGGCGGCCCGGGCGGGCTGCGCGCCCTGCACGCCCGCGCGCGCCGCGCCTGGGACCGGCCCCTGACGGCGTACTACCTCGTCCTCGGCGGCTCGCTGCTGATCACCGTGCTGGGCCTGGTGATGGTCTACTCGGCCTCCCAGATCAAGGCCCTGCAGAGCGGGCTGGCCCCCACGTACTTCTTCCGCAAGCAGCTCCTCGCCGCCGCCATCGGCACCGTCCTGCTGCTGGTGGCCGCCCGGCTGCCGGTGAAGGTGCTGCGGGCGCTCGCCTACCCGCTGCTCGCCGTGTCGGCGTTCCTGCTGGTCCTGGTCCAGGTGCCGGGCATCGGCGAGACCATCAACGGCAACACCAACTGGATCTCCCTCGGCGGCCCCTTCCAGGCCCAGCCCAGCGAGTTCGCCAAGCTGGCCCTGGTGCTCTGGGGCGCCGACCTGCTGGCCCGCAAGCAGCAGAAGAAGCTGCTCACCCAGTGGAAGCACCTGCTGGTGCCGCTGGTGCCCGTCACCTTCGTGCTGCTCGGCCTGATCATGGTCGGCGGTGACATGGGCACCACCGTGGTGCTCACCTTCGTCCTGTTCGGCCTGCTCTGGGTGGCCGGCGCCCCCACCCGGCTGTTCGCCGGGGTGATCGGTGTCACAGGCGCGCTCGCCGTCCTGTTCATCAAGACCAGCGCCAACCGGATGTCCCGCCTGGACTGCATCGGCGCCACCGACCCGGGCGCCAACGACCAGTGCTGGCAGGCCGTGCACGGAATCTACGCTTTGGCCAACGGCGGCTGGTTCGGTGCCGGACTGGGTGCCAGCGTCGAAAAATGGGGCGAACTGCCCGAGCCCCACACCGACTTCATCTTCGCGATCACCGGCGAGGAGCTGGGCCTGGCGGGGACGCTGTCGGTCCTCGCCCTCTTCGCGGCTCTAGGCTATGCGGGTATCCGCGTGGCCGGACGCACGGAGGACCCCTTCGTGAGGTACGCCGCGGGAGCGGTGACCACCTGGATCACGGCCCAGGCCGTGGTCAACATCGGTGCGGTGCTCGGCCTGCTGCCGATCGCCGGTGTGCCGCTCCCGCTGTTCTCCTACGGAGGGTCCGCCCTGCTGCCGACCATGTTCGCCATCGGGCTCCTGATCGCCTTCGCGCGCGACGAACCCGGTGCGCGGGCGGCGCTGGCCATGCGGCAGCCTGGGGTGAGATGGAAGACGATGAGACGGCGCGTCAAGAAGCGGCCGTCCGGAGAGCGGTGA
- the murG gene encoding undecaprenyldiphospho-muramoylpentapeptide beta-N-acetylglucosaminyltransferase, which translates to MHVVLAGGGTAGHIEPALALADALRRQDPTVGITALGTERGLETRLVPERGYELGLIPAVPLPRKPTPELITVPGRLRGTIKAAEQILERTKADCVVGFGGYVALPGYLAAKRLGVPIIVHEANARPGLANKIGSRYAAGVAVSTPDSKLRNARYVGIPLRRTIATLDRAALRWEARAAFGLEPNMPTLLVSGGSQGARRLNEVVQAVAPSLQRSGIQILHAVGPKNDVPHVDNMPGMPPYIPVSYVDRMDLAYAAADMMLCRAGAMTVAELSAVGLPAAYVPLPIGNGEQRLNAQPVVKAGGGLLVDDAELSPEWIHHNVLPVLSDPQRLYDMSRAAAEFGRRDADELLVGMVYEAIAARRG; encoded by the coding sequence GTGCATGTCGTACTCGCCGGCGGGGGGACCGCCGGCCACATCGAGCCCGCGCTCGCCCTCGCGGACGCCCTGCGCAGGCAGGACCCGACCGTGGGGATCACGGCGCTCGGCACGGAGCGCGGGCTGGAGACCCGGCTCGTGCCCGAGCGGGGCTATGAGCTGGGCCTGATCCCGGCGGTGCCGCTGCCCCGCAAGCCCACGCCCGAGCTGATCACCGTGCCCGGGCGGCTGCGCGGCACCATCAAGGCCGCCGAGCAGATCCTGGAGCGCACCAAGGCCGACTGCGTGGTCGGCTTCGGCGGCTATGTGGCGCTCCCCGGCTACCTGGCCGCCAAGCGGCTCGGCGTGCCGATCATCGTCCACGAGGCCAACGCCCGCCCCGGCCTGGCCAACAAGATCGGCTCGCGCTACGCGGCCGGCGTCGCGGTGTCCACCCCGGACAGCAAGCTGCGCAACGCCCGTTACGTGGGCATCCCGCTGCGCCGCACGATCGCCACCCTGGACCGGGCGGCCCTGCGCTGGGAAGCGCGCGCCGCGTTCGGCCTGGAGCCGAACATGCCGACCCTGCTGGTCTCGGGCGGCTCCCAGGGCGCCCGCCGGCTGAACGAGGTCGTCCAGGCGGTCGCCCCGTCGCTGCAGCGCTCGGGCATCCAGATCCTGCACGCGGTCGGCCCGAAGAACGACGTGCCGCATGTCGACAACATGCCCGGTATGCCGCCTTACATCCCGGTATCGTATGTGGATCGCATGGACCTCGCGTACGCCGCGGCCGACATGATGCTCTGCCGCGCGGGCGCGATGACCGTCGCCGAACTCTCCGCCGTCGGGCTCCCGGCCGCCTACGTCCCGCTGCCCATCGGCAACGGCGAACAGCGGCTCAACGCCCAGCCGGTGGTCAAGGCGGGCGGCGGACTGCTGGTCGACGACGCCGAGCTGAGCCCGGAGTGGATCCACCACAACGTGCTCCCGGTCCTCAGCGACCCGCAGCGGCTGTACGACATGTCCCGCGCCGCCGCCGAGTTCGGCCGCCGGGACGCCGACGAGCTGCTCGTCGGCATGGTCTACGAGGCGATCGCCGCCCGCAGGGGCTGA
- a CDS encoding cell division protein FtsQ/DivIB — translation MAGPTTARRGDERNRKPKRKSPAGSSQAPKKGGKKGGKEGGKPKSAATAGARTGLRRLLPRRSRLVFWTVAAVLLGAGAGWVLYGSGWLRATRVDVDGVEVLSAAEVREAAAVPLGDPLISVDTDAIAARLRARLPRIESVDVSRDWPHGVAVEVTERQPRAIVEKDGKFVEIDGSGVRFATVDRPPAKVPRLVMEAPADAPSTRRFGRPRLEREGVRAAAALPSDVRRDTRVIRVRSYDSIIMELTGGRTVVWGSGERGDAKARSLTALMKAARGADHFDVSAPGAPAASGS, via the coding sequence GTGGCCGGACCGACGACCGCCCGGCGCGGTGACGAACGGAACCGTAAGCCGAAGCGGAAGTCGCCGGCCGGCTCCTCCCAGGCTCCCAAGAAGGGCGGGAAAAAAGGCGGAAAAGAGGGCGGAAAGCCCAAGTCCGCCGCGACGGCGGGGGCCCGCACGGGCCTCCGCCGCCTGCTGCCCCGCCGCTCCCGCCTGGTCTTCTGGACGGTCGCGGCCGTCCTGCTCGGCGCCGGCGCCGGCTGGGTCCTCTACGGCTCCGGCTGGCTGCGCGCCACCCGCGTGGACGTGGACGGCGTCGAGGTGCTCTCCGCCGCCGAGGTGCGCGAGGCCGCGGCCGTCCCGCTCGGCGACCCGCTGATCTCCGTCGACACCGACGCCATCGCCGCCCGGCTGCGCGCACGGCTGCCCCGGATCGAGTCCGTCGACGTCTCCCGGGACTGGCCGCACGGCGTCGCCGTCGAGGTGACGGAGCGCCAGCCGCGGGCGATCGTCGAAAAGGACGGCAAGTTCGTCGAGATCGACGGCTCCGGAGTGCGGTTCGCCACAGTCGACCGGCCGCCCGCCAAGGTGCCGCGGCTGGTGATGGAGGCCCCGGCGGACGCTCCGAGCACCCGCCGGTTCGGGCGCCCCCGTCTCGAACGCGAGGGCGTGCGCGCCGCCGCCGCGCTCCCGTCCGACGTGCGCCGCGACACCCGCGTGATCCGGGTACGCTCATACGATTCGATCATCATGGAGCTGACGGGTGGTCGGACCGTCGTCTGGGGCAGCGGTGAACGGGGTGACGCGAAGGCCCGTTCGCTCACCGCCCTGATGAAGGCGGCGCGCGGGGCGGACCACTTCGACGTGAGCGCCCCGGGCGCCCCTGCCGCGTCGGGGAGTTGA
- the ftsZ gene encoding cell division protein FtsZ: MAAPQNYLAVIKVVGIGGGGVNAINRMIEVGLKGVEFIAINTDAQALLMSDADVKLDVGRELTRGLGAGANPDVGRKAAEDHREEIEEVLKGADMVFVTAGEGGGTGTGGAPVVANIARSLGALTIGVVTRPFTFEGRRRANQAEDGIASLRDEVDTLIVIPNDRLLSISDRQVSVLDAFKSADQVLLSGVQGITDLITTPGLINLDFADVKSVMSEAGSALMGIGSARGDDRAVAAAEMAISSPLLEASIDGARGVLLSISGGSDLGLFEINEAAQLVSEAAHPEANIIFGAVIDDALGDEVRVTVIAAGFDGGQPPAKGSRDKVLGSSYGREETPAAPAPAVSRTERPAEPVRPSFGGLGNVTPRTEEPVPDPVPVAEVPPPPVASPQVPPARPYQDSTAEELDVPDFLK; the protein is encoded by the coding sequence GTGGCAGCACCGCAGAACTACCTCGCAGTCATCAAGGTCGTCGGTATCGGCGGCGGTGGCGTCAACGCCATCAACCGGATGATCGAGGTCGGTCTCAAGGGCGTCGAGTTCATCGCGATCAACACCGATGCACAGGCCCTGCTGATGAGCGACGCCGACGTCAAGCTCGACGTCGGCCGGGAGCTCACCCGGGGTCTCGGCGCCGGCGCGAACCCGGACGTCGGCCGCAAGGCCGCCGAAGACCACCGCGAGGAGATCGAGGAGGTCCTCAAGGGGGCCGACATGGTCTTCGTGACCGCGGGCGAGGGCGGCGGCACCGGCACCGGCGGCGCGCCCGTCGTCGCCAACATCGCCCGCTCGCTGGGCGCCCTGACGATCGGTGTGGTCACCCGCCCGTTCACCTTCGAGGGCCGCCGCCGGGCCAACCAGGCCGAGGACGGCATCGCCAGCCTCCGCGACGAGGTCGACACCCTCATCGTCATCCCCAACGACCGGCTGCTGTCCATCTCGGACCGCCAGGTGAGCGTGCTCGACGCGTTCAAGTCGGCGGACCAGGTGCTGCTGTCGGGTGTTCAGGGCATCACCGACCTCATCACCACCCCGGGCCTCATCAACCTGGACTTCGCGGACGTCAAGTCCGTGATGTCGGAGGCCGGTTCCGCCCTGATGGGCATCGGCTCGGCGCGCGGCGACGACCGCGCGGTGGCCGCGGCCGAGATGGCCATCTCCTCGCCGCTGCTGGAAGCGTCCATCGACGGCGCCCGCGGCGTCCTGCTCTCCATCTCCGGCGGCTCCGACCTCGGTCTCTTCGAGATCAACGAGGCGGCCCAGCTGGTCAGCGAGGCGGCCCACCCCGAGGCGAACATCATCTTCGGTGCCGTCATCGACGACGCCCTCGGCGACGAGGTCCGCGTCACCGTCATCGCCGCCGGCTTCGACGGCGGCCAGCCGCCGGCCAAGGGCAGCCGCGACAAGGTGCTCGGCTCCTCCTACGGCCGCGAGGAGACCCCCGCCGCGCCGGCGCCGGCCGTGAGCCGCACCGAGCGGCCGGCCGAGCCGGTCCGCCCCTCGTTCGGCGGGCTCGGCAACGTGACCCCGCGGACCGAGGAGCCGGTCCCGGACCCGGTGCCGGTCGCCGAGGTCCCGCCGCCCCCGGTCGCCTCCCCGCAGGTGCCGCCGGCCCGTCCGTACCAGGACTCGACCGCCGAGGAACTGGACGTTCCCGACTTCCTGAAGTGA
- the pgeF gene encoding peptidoglycan editing factor PgeF — MAHESGAHFAFTDRWGGVSAAPYAELNLGGAVGDDPAAVRANRERAARSLGIDPAAVVWMHQVHGRDVAVVDGPWGPDDEIPAVDAVVTDRRGLALAVLTADCTPVLLADPVAGITGAAHAGRPGLVAGVVPAVVEAMTGLGADPARTVAWIGPSVCGGCYEVPEAMRADVTAVVPEAWATTRWGTPAVDVAAGVRAQLVRMGVSLAGQSDVCTMESADHFSYRRDRVTGRLASYVWLGDDRAGEGGDGR, encoded by the coding sequence GTGGCACACGAGAGCGGCGCGCACTTCGCCTTCACCGACCGGTGGGGCGGGGTGAGCGCCGCTCCGTATGCGGAGCTCAACCTGGGCGGCGCGGTCGGCGACGACCCCGCCGCCGTCCGGGCCAACCGGGAGCGGGCGGCCCGGTCGCTCGGCATCGACCCGGCGGCGGTCGTCTGGATGCACCAGGTGCACGGCCGGGACGTGGCCGTGGTCGACGGGCCCTGGGGCCCCGACGACGAGATCCCCGCGGTGGACGCGGTGGTGACGGACCGCCGGGGGCTCGCCCTCGCGGTGCTGACCGCCGACTGCACCCCCGTCCTGCTGGCCGACCCGGTCGCCGGGATCACGGGCGCGGCCCACGCCGGCCGCCCCGGCCTGGTGGCAGGAGTGGTGCCCGCGGTGGTCGAGGCGATGACCGGACTCGGCGCCGACCCGGCCCGGACGGTCGCGTGGATCGGCCCGTCGGTCTGTGGCGGCTGCTACGAGGTGCCGGAGGCCATGCGGGCCGACGTCACCGCGGTGGTGCCCGAGGCGTGGGCCACCACCCGGTGGGGCACCCCGGCCGTGGACGTGGCCGCCGGGGTCCGGGCGCAGCTCGTCCGAATGGGCGTCAGCCTCGCGGGGCAGTCGGACGTTTGCACGATGGAATCGGCGGACCACTTCTCCTACCGGCGCGACCGCGTGACCGGACGGCTCGCCAGTTATGTGTGGCTCGGCGACGACCGCGCCGGGGAAGGAGGGGACGGTCGATGA
- a CDS encoding YggS family pyridoxal phosphate-dependent enzyme has product MTDRRTQLAGNLARVEERIARACAAVGRKRDEVTLIVVTKTYPASDVRLLAELGVRHVAENRDQDAAPKAAECVDLPLTWHFVGQLQTNKVKSVVNYADVVHSIDRLRLVTALSAAAVRKGRGPGREIGCLIQVALDAESGDGVGRGGVAPDGVAALADALAEAEGLRPAGLMTVAPLAGPYAGRPRAAFERLREIATDLRAAHPAANMVSAGMSADLEDAVAAGATHVRVGTAVLGDRPGLG; this is encoded by the coding sequence ATGACGGACCGCAGGACGCAATTGGCCGGCAACCTCGCCCGGGTGGAGGAACGTATCGCCCGCGCCTGTGCGGCGGTGGGCCGAAAGCGTGACGAGGTGACCCTGATCGTGGTCACCAAGACCTATCCCGCGAGCGACGTCCGGCTGCTCGCGGAACTGGGGGTCCGTCACGTCGCCGAGAACCGCGACCAGGACGCGGCGCCGAAAGCCGCGGAATGTGTGGATCTGCCGCTCACCTGGCACTTCGTCGGTCAATTGCAGACAAACAAAGTGAAAAGCGTGGTGAATTATGCCGACGTGGTGCACTCCATTGACCGGTTGAGACTGGTCACCGCGCTTTCCGCCGCCGCGGTACGGAAAGGCCGGGGTCCCGGACGGGAAATCGGCTGCCTGATCCAGGTGGCCCTCGACGCGGAGTCGGGCGACGGCGTCGGCCGCGGCGGCGTCGCGCCGGACGGGGTGGCGGCCCTCGCCGACGCCCTGGCCGAGGCCGAGGGGCTGCGCCCGGCGGGGCTGATGACGGTCGCTCCGCTGGCCGGGCCCTACGCGGGCCGCCCCCGGGCGGCCTTCGAGCGGCTGCGGGAAATCGCAACGGACCTGCGCGCGGCGCATCCGGCTGCGAACATGGTGTCCGCGGGAATGAGCGCGGATCTGGAGGACGCCGTGGCGGCGGGTGCGACACATGTACGCGTCGGCACAGCGGTACTCGGAGACCGACCCGGCCTCGGGTAA
- a CDS encoding cell division protein SepF — protein sequence MAGAMRKMAVYLGLVEDDGYDGRGFDPDDEFEPEPEPDRRRQQHQQHQAQQTQPDEPVRVAQPPAQREPAPLTAETGRPARIAPVSSITPERHSLEKNAPVIMPKVVSEREPYRITTLHPRTYNEARTIGEHFREGTPVIMNLTEMDDTDAKRLVDFAAGLVFGLHGSIERVTQKVFLLSPANVDVTAEDKARIAEGGFFNQS from the coding sequence ATGGCCGGCGCGATGCGCAAGATGGCGGTCTACCTCGGCCTCGTGGAGGACGATGGGTACGACGGCCGGGGATTCGATCCCGATGACGAGTTCGAGCCCGAGCCGGAGCCCGACCGGCGCCGGCAGCAGCACCAGCAACACCAGGCTCAGCAGACGCAACCGGACGAACCGGTACGGGTCGCCCAGCCTCCGGCACAGCGCGAACCGGCTCCGCTGACAGCGGAAACGGGACGACCCGCCCGAATCGCCCCCGTGTCGTCCATCACACCCGAACGCCACTCCCTGGAGAAGAACGCACCGGTGATCATGCCCAAAGTCGTGTCCGAGCGGGAGCCTTACCGCATCACGACATTGCACCCTCGGACCTACAACGAGGCCCGTACCATCGGGGAACACTTCCGTGAAGGCACCCCGGTGATCATGAATCTGACCGAGATGGACGACACCGACGCGAAGCGACTTGTCGACTTCGCCGCGGGTCTGGTCTTCGGCCTCCACGGCAGCATCGAACGGGTGACGCAGAAGGTGTTCCTGCTGTCTCCTGCTAACGTCGATGTCACGGCGGAGGACAAGGCCCGCATCGCAGAGGGCGGGTTCTTCAACCAGAGCTAG
- a CDS encoding YggT family protein translates to MDIARQVVYIALYVFLIVLIFRLVMDYVFQFARSWQPGKAMVVVLEATYTVTDPPLKLLRRFIPPLRLGGVALDLSFFVLMIIVYILITVVERL, encoded by the coding sequence ATGGACATCGCACGGCAGGTGGTCTACATCGCGCTGTACGTCTTCCTCATCGTGCTCATCTTCCGGTTGGTGATGGATTACGTCTTCCAGTTCGCCCGCTCGTGGCAACCCGGTAAGGCGATGGTGGTCGTCCTTGAGGCCACCTACACTGTCACCGATCCGCCACTCAAGCTTCTGCGGCGGTTCATCCCGCCGCTGCGTCTCGGGGGCGTGGCGCTCGACCTGTCCTTCTTCGTACTGATGATCATCGTCTACATCCTGATCACCGTCGTGGAGCGGCTGTGA
- a CDS encoding DivIVA domain-containing protein → MPLSPEDVRNKQFTTVRLREGYDEDEVDAFLDEVEAELTRLLRENEDLRAKLAAATRAAAQNQQQNMRKPEPQDQRPGPGAPVPAAISGPQPVPPNQQQMGGPPQLPGGAPQLPAGPGGHGHGPQGPHGAGPMGQNPMGQGGPMGGPMGGPMGQGGPGPMGQGGPMGQGGPGPMGQGGPMGGPGPQMQQPGQGPGGDSAARVLSLAQQTADQAIAEARSEANKIVGEARSRAEGLERDARAKADALERDAQEKHRVAMGSLESARATLERKVEDLRGFEREYRTRLKSYLESQLRQLENQADDSLAPPRATGAPSLPPAPSMSGSMASAGAGMGGHSMGGNSSMGGGHGQSSGNPSYGGQQQMSPAMTQPMAPVRPQGPQPMQAPSPMRGFLIDEDDN, encoded by the coding sequence ATGCCGCTGAGCCCCGAGGACGTGCGGAACAAGCAGTTCACGACCGTCCGTCTGCGAGAAGGCTACGACGAGGACGAGGTCGACGCCTTTCTCGACGAGGTCGAGGCAGAACTGACCCGCCTGCTCCGGGAGAACGAGGACCTGCGCGCCAAGCTGGCGGCAGCGACCCGAGCCGCGGCGCAGAACCAGCAGCAGAACATGCGCAAGCCCGAGCCGCAGGACCAACGACCAGGTCCCGGGGCTCCGGTGCCCGCCGCCATATCCGGCCCGCAGCCGGTGCCGCCGAACCAGCAGCAGATGGGCGGCCCGCCGCAGCTTCCGGGCGGTGCCCCGCAGCTGCCGGCCGGGCCGGGCGGACACGGCCACGGTCCCCAGGGCCCGCACGGCGCGGGTCCGATGGGACAGAACCCCATGGGCCAGGGCGGCCCGATGGGTGGACCCATGGGCGGTCCCATGGGTCAGGGCGGTCCCGGCCCCATGGGCCAGGGCGGTCCGATGGGCCAGGGTGGTCCCGGCCCGATGGGCCAGGGCGGTCCGATGGGCGGCCCCGGTCCCCAGATGCAGCAGCCGGGTCAGGGCCCGGGTGGCGACAGCGCCGCCCGTGTGCTCTCGCTCGCGCAGCAGACGGCCGATCAGGCGATCGCGGAGGCCCGCTCCGAGGCCAACAAGATCGTCGGCGAGGCCCGCAGCCGCGCCGAGGGCCTGGAGCGGGACGCCCGCGCCAAGGCCGACGCGCTGGAGCGGGACGCGCAGGAGAAGCACCGCGTGGCCATGGGCTCCCTGGAGTCCGCCCGCGCCACGCTGGAGCGCAAGGTCGAAGACCTGCGCGGCTTCGAACGCGAGTACCGCACGCGGCTGAAGTCCTACCTGGAGAGCCAGCTGCGCCAGCTGGAGAACCAGGCGGACGACTCCCTCGCCCCGCCGCGCGCCACCGGCGCCCCGTCGCTGCCGCCGGCCCCCTCCATGAGCGGGTCGATGGCCTCGGCCGGTGCCGGCATGGGCGGTCACAGCATGGGCGGCAACTCGTCCATGGGCGGCGGCCACGGCCAGTCGTCGGGCAACCCGTCGTACGGCGGGCAGCAGCAGATGTCGCCCGCGATGACGCAGCCGATGGCTCCGGTGCGGCCGCAGGGGCCGCAGCCGATGCAGGCGCCTTCGCCGATGCGTGGGTTCCTCATCGACGAGGACGACAACTGA